One region of Thunnus albacares chromosome 20, fThuAlb1.1, whole genome shotgun sequence genomic DNA includes:
- the LOC122971719 gene encoding GTPase IMAP family member 4-like: MPFNAKLQGYSDQDRSSSAGSSGDGPLETDQNSSSMNMTADFSSSGPMKPGLRLILLGPAGGGRTSLADSLLGCSAASTVGPLRESTKRRTVMNGREVVVIDTPDLLEPSLGDSKRAREALRSLQLAGPGPHAFLLVIRAPGSSMGIDQDATQAIQATLELFGDGVLGYIIPVLTHADHLGRRRTVEQLLDVDAGGLKRAVSLCGQMPELVDNRPDRPPKVQSVMRRELVERVVEMEELRGHFVHELQRREDRVREELLADMASVLAGKLGHM, encoded by the coding sequence ATGCCTTTTAATGCAAAGCTGCAGGGCTATAGTGACCAAGATAGGTCTTCCTCTGCAGGGTCATCCGGTGATGGACCTTTGGAGACAGatcagaacagcagcagcatgaacATGACCGCTGACTTCTCCAGCAGCGGTCCCATGAAACCTGGCCTGAGACTGATCCTCCTGGGGCCTGCTGGTGGAGGACGGACTTCCCTGGCAGACAGTTTGTTGGGCTGCAGTGCAGCCTCAACTGTGGGACCCCTGAGGGAGAGCACCAAGAGAAGGACAGTAATGAACGGTAGAGAGGTTGTAGTGATCGACACCCCAGATCTTCTGGAGCCATCACTGGGGGACAGTAAGAGAGCCAGAGAAGCTCTGAGGAGCCTTCAGCTAGCTGGTCCCGGACCACATGCCTTCCTGCTGGTGATCCGGGCACCAGGCTCCAGCATGGGGATCGACCAAGATGCCACTCAGGCAATCCAAGCCACCCTGGAACTATTTGGAGATGGAGTCTTGGGGTACATCATCCCAGTGCTCACCCATGCAGACCATCTGGGTCGAAGGCGTACTGTAGagcagctgctggatgtggatGCTGGGGGTCTGAAAAGGGCTGTGTCTCTATGTGGCCAGATGCCTGAGCTGGTGGACAACAGGCCAGATCGCCCTCCAAAGGTACAGAGCGTGATGCGCAGAGAGCTGGTGGAACGTGTGGTGGAGATGGAAGAGCTGAGGGGGCATTTTGTCCACGAGCTGCAGAGGAGGGAGGACCGCGTCAGGGAGGAACTGCTGGCTGACATGGCCTCTGTACTGGCTGGAAAACTGGGACACATGtaa